The following proteins come from a genomic window of Hypanus sabinus isolate sHypSab1 chromosome 9, sHypSab1.hap1, whole genome shotgun sequence:
- the LOC132399905 gene encoding transcription factor MafB-like has translation MTTELAINAELPTSPLAMEYVNDFDLMKFDVKKEPLGADRTVRHCNRLQPTGSVSSTPISTPCSSVPSSPSFSPTEQKTHLEDLYWMANSYQQLNPEALNFTPEDAVEALIGNAHAVQQQLQGFESFRTHHHHHHHHHQFQGVSPDEMGSGNGHHQHHNHHQQHSSPASSTSSTSQQIQSSPHHQGLLAEDRFSDDQLVSMSVRELNRHLRGFSKDDVIRLKQKRRTLKNRGYAQSCRYKRVQQKHLLENEKTQLIQQVEQLKQEVSRLIRERDSYKLKCEKLASNSFREAGSTSDNPPSPEFFM, from the coding sequence ATGACTACAGAGCTGGCCATTAATGCAGAATTGCCTACCAGTCCGCTTGCCATggaatatgtcaatgattttgacctGATGAAATTCGACGTGAAGAAGGAACCATTGGGAGCCGATCGCACTGTGAGACATTGCAACCGCTTACAGCCGACCGGATCAGTCTCCTCTACCCCCATCAGCACCCCTTGTAGCTCGGTGCCCTCCTCCCCAAGCTTCAGCCCCACCGAGCAGAAAACTCACCTGGAAGATCTGTACTGGATGGCGAACAGCTACCAGCAACTCAACCCGGAGGCTTTGAACTTCACCCCCGAGGACGCGGTGGAAGCCCTGATCGGTAACGCGCACGCCGTCCAGCAGCAGCTGCAGGGCTTCGAGAGCTTCAgaacccaccaccaccaccatcaccaccaccaccagttCCAGGGGGTGAGTCCGGACGAAATGGGCAGTGGCAACGGGCACCATCAACACCACAACCACCACCAACAGCACAGTTCCCCGGCCTCATCGACCTCCTCGACCTCTCAGCAGATCCAGAGCTCCCCTCATCACCAGGGCCTCCTGGCCGAGGACAGGTTCTCCGACGACCAGCTCGTCAGCATGTCGGTGCGGGAGCTCAACAGGCATCTCCGGGGCTTCTCCAAGGACGACGTGATCCGCCTGAAGCAGAAGAGGAGAACCCTGAAGAACAGGGGCTACGCACAGTCGTGCAGGTACAAGCGTGTGCAGCAAAAGCACCTGCTGGAGAACGAGAAGACCCAACTCATCCAGCAGGTAGAGCAACTCAAGCAAGAGGTGTCCAGGCTGATAAGAGAGCGAGACTCCTACAAACTCAAGTGCGAGAAACTCGCCAGCAATAGCTTCAGAGAGGCTGGCTCCACCAGCGACAACCCGCCGTCTCCAGAATTCTTCATGTGA